In a single window of the Nicotiana tomentosiformis chromosome 10, ASM39032v3, whole genome shotgun sequence genome:
- the LOC104098004 gene encoding uncharacterized protein isoform X2, producing the protein MEKESYCLSAISPLDAVLLLTIGVVTIVMIRIVYIVYRRSKPFNPKSPQPLSTLIVLGSGGHTAEMLNLLNVLQMDRFKPRFYVAAATDNMSLQKARVCEDSLVDKEGGDAVGRAEFMQIYRSREVGQSYITSVGTTLIAMAHALWLMIKIRPEVILCNGPGTCVPLCVIAFFFKVLGIRWSSVFYVESIARVRKLSLSGLLLYKLHMVDQLFVQWPQLKEKYPRAHYVGCLM; encoded by the exons ATGGAGAAGGAGAGCTATTGCCTCTCTGCCATCTCACCGTTAGATGCTGTACTTCTTTTAACTATTGGTGTGGTCACAATAGTTATGATTCGAATTGTCTATATTGTATATCGGAGAAGCAAACCGTTcaatccaaaatcaccacaaCCTCTCAGTACTCTTATTGTTTTGGGTTCAG GTGGTCACACAGCAGAAATGCTAAATTTATTAAATGTGCTTCAAATGGATAGGTTTAAGCCAAGGTTTTATGTTGCTGCTGCTACAGATAATATGAGTCTCCAAAAGGCACGCGTGTGTGAGGATTCCTTGGTTGATAAG GAAGGAGGAGATGCAGTAGGAAGAGCTGAATTCATGCAGATATATCGGAGTCGAGAAGTTGGTCAATCATATATTACCTCTGTTGGGACGACATTGATTGCTATGGCACATGCGTTGTGGTTGATGATCAAGATCAGACCCGAAGTG ATCTTGTGCAATGGCCCAGGAACATGTGTTCCACTATGTGTAATTGCCTTCTTTTTTAAG GTCTTGGGAATAAGGTGGTCATCTGTTTTCTATGTGGAGAGCATTGCAAGAGTCAGGAAACTTTCTTTGAGTGGTTTGCTTCTTTACAAGCTACACATGGTTGATCAGTTATTCGTCCAATGGCCACAATTGAAAGAGAAATATCCTCGAGCTCATTATGTGGGTTGTCTTATGTAA
- the LOC104098004 gene encoding uncharacterized protein isoform X1, with translation MEKESYCLSAISPLDAVLLLTIGVVTIVMIRIVYIVYRRSKPFNPKSPQPLSTLIVLGSGGHTAEMLNLLNVLQMDRFKPRFYVAAATDNMSLQKARVCEDSLVDKEGGDAVGRAEFMQIYRSREVGQSYITSVGTTLIAMAHALWLMIKIRPEVILCNGPGTCVPLCVIAFFFKLQVLGIRWSSVFYVESIARVRKLSLSGLLLYKLHMVDQLFVQWPQLKEKYPRAHYVGCLM, from the exons ATGGAGAAGGAGAGCTATTGCCTCTCTGCCATCTCACCGTTAGATGCTGTACTTCTTTTAACTATTGGTGTGGTCACAATAGTTATGATTCGAATTGTCTATATTGTATATCGGAGAAGCAAACCGTTcaatccaaaatcaccacaaCCTCTCAGTACTCTTATTGTTTTGGGTTCAG GTGGTCACACAGCAGAAATGCTAAATTTATTAAATGTGCTTCAAATGGATAGGTTTAAGCCAAGGTTTTATGTTGCTGCTGCTACAGATAATATGAGTCTCCAAAAGGCACGCGTGTGTGAGGATTCCTTGGTTGATAAG GAAGGAGGAGATGCAGTAGGAAGAGCTGAATTCATGCAGATATATCGGAGTCGAGAAGTTGGTCAATCATATATTACCTCTGTTGGGACGACATTGATTGCTATGGCACATGCGTTGTGGTTGATGATCAAGATCAGACCCGAAGTG ATCTTGTGCAATGGCCCAGGAACATGTGTTCCACTATGTGTAATTGCCTTCTTTTTTAAG CTTCAGGTCTTGGGAATAAGGTGGTCATCTGTTTTCTATGTGGAGAGCATTGCAAGAGTCAGGAAACTTTCTTTGAGTGGTTTGCTTCTTTACAAGCTACACATGGTTGATCAGTTATTCGTCCAATGGCCACAATTGAAAGAGAAATATCCTCGAGCTCATTATGTGGGTTGTCTTATGTAA